A single region of the Raphanus sativus cultivar WK10039 chromosome 1, ASM80110v3, whole genome shotgun sequence genome encodes:
- the LOC130497652 gene encoding transcription factor HY5-like has translation MTSHRLRFTTSDLFRPDYFDASSLPSSSERSSSSAPHLDIKEGIESDEEIRRVPEFGPDQTQITVRGEGQRKRGRTPAEKETKRLKRLLRNRVSAQQARERKKAYLGELGNRVKYLENRNSELEERLSTSQNENQIVRTEFGRN, from the exons ATGACGTCCCACAGAC TAAGGTTTACAACTTCTGACCTTTTCCGTCCAGACTACTTTGATGCAAGCTCTCTACCGTCCAGCAGCGAGAGATCCTCAAGCTCTGCTCCTCATTTGGATATCAAAGAAG GAATTGAAAGCGATGAGGAGATACGGAGAGTTCCGGAGTTTGGTCCGGACCAGACACAAATAACGGTCAGAGGAGAGGGTCAAAGGAAGCGAGGGAGGACTCCGGCTGAGAAAGAGACCAAGCGGCTAAAGAG GTTGTTGAGGAACAGAGTTTCAGCACAGCAAGCAAGAGAGAGGAAGAAAGCTTACTTGGGTGAATTGGGAAACAGAGTGAAATACTTGGAGAACAGAAACTCTGAACTTGAAGAGAGACTTTCTACTTCGCAGAACGAGAACCAGATTGTTAGAACCGAGTTCGGTCGAAACTAG